One genomic segment of Pseudomonas fortuita includes these proteins:
- a CDS encoding TIGR03745 family integrating conjugative element membrane protein produces MKLSRHCLLPLLRLRAIYTKALFGGSVLLSSTLARADLPTMEAPSRGEGSGLIDTIKNYAYDGGILLGLLIATLAFLGVAWHSLTVYADVQNQRKTWKDLGAVVGVGALLVVVILWFLTKAATIL; encoded by the coding sequence ATGAAACTCTCCCGTCACTGCCTCCTTCCGCTGCTCCGGCTGCGAGCTATCTATACAAAAGCCCTGTTCGGCGGCTCGGTGTTGCTGAGCTCGACGCTGGCCAGGGCTGATCTGCCGACCATGGAAGCCCCCTCCCGCGGCGAGGGCTCAGGCCTGATCGACACCATCAAGAACTACGCCTATGACGGCGGCATCCTGCTCGGTCTGTTGATCGCCACCCTCGCCTTCCTGGGCGTGGCTTGGCATTCGCTCACCGTCTACGCCGACGTGCAAAACCAGCGCAAGACCTGGAAGGACCTCGGCGCCGTGGTCGGCGTCGGCGCGCTGCTGGTGGTGGTGATCCTGTGGTTCCTCACCAAAGCTGCGACGATCCTGTGA
- a CDS encoding TIGR03752 family integrating conjugative element protein — translation MKANGLLKWLVPAVLLGIVLIIGKSWVAAPDGQPAHDPENTALSPDQAKALGIAGDTPRDTVATLIGQVKAMRSEMLSLKKGNETLQTENNRLRTREGNIDSRIQSTLSSVTQQVTEQRQQANDARQKAEQQHRETQGLLSRLKDQLTNKPPAKSEIPVGFGLEPGDEQQFSGAQLPADAVQWIEPSNARAGQEGTSKAEGPLSSLTSKFKDLHGLDNNAIDRGQDHLRAVAKGEHDLEGTQDRAEGAKPLYTIPENSTLMGSIAMTALIGRVPVDGTVNDPYPFKVLVGPDNLTANGIDLPDVVGAVMSGTAAGDWTLSCVRGQVESLTFVFSDGTVRTVPQPQKVISRNRASTQTSDTEKIRGGLGYISDPYGIPCIAGERRSNAQQYLGSQSLITAAGAGFAAALGSEQTNTSFINSASGSLGLSQNSGNSALNSVISGGIGDIRDWVNKLYGEAFAAIYVPPGAKVALHLDHEISIDYEPKGRRVNHESPPVSVLDLD, via the coding sequence ATGAAAGCTAACGGTTTGCTGAAATGGCTGGTACCGGCGGTCCTGCTGGGAATTGTGCTGATCATCGGCAAATCCTGGGTGGCGGCGCCGGATGGTCAACCTGCCCATGATCCCGAAAACACCGCACTCAGCCCGGACCAGGCCAAGGCCCTCGGCATTGCTGGCGACACGCCGCGCGACACCGTGGCCACGCTGATTGGCCAGGTCAAGGCGATGCGCAGCGAGATGCTGTCACTGAAGAAAGGTAACGAGACGCTGCAGACCGAGAACAACCGCCTGCGCACGCGCGAAGGCAACATCGACAGCCGCATTCAGAGCACGCTGAGCAGTGTCACCCAGCAGGTCACCGAGCAGCGCCAACAGGCCAACGATGCCCGGCAGAAGGCCGAGCAACAGCACCGCGAGACCCAGGGTTTGCTGTCCCGGCTCAAGGACCAACTCACCAACAAGCCGCCCGCGAAGTCCGAAATACCTGTGGGCTTCGGTCTCGAGCCGGGTGACGAGCAACAATTCTCCGGGGCACAACTGCCGGCGGATGCGGTGCAGTGGATCGAGCCATCGAATGCCCGTGCCGGCCAGGAGGGCACCAGCAAAGCTGAGGGACCGTTGTCGTCGCTGACGTCGAAATTCAAAGACCTGCATGGCCTAGACAACAACGCGATTGACCGCGGCCAAGACCATCTCCGTGCCGTGGCCAAAGGCGAGCACGACCTGGAAGGCACTCAGGACCGGGCCGAGGGTGCCAAGCCCCTCTACACCATCCCGGAGAACTCGACCCTGATGGGCTCGATCGCTATGACCGCGCTGATTGGCCGCGTGCCGGTGGACGGCACGGTGAATGATCCCTACCCGTTCAAGGTACTGGTGGGACCGGACAACCTCACCGCCAACGGCATCGATCTACCGGACGTGGTCGGCGCGGTCATGAGCGGTACCGCGGCCGGCGACTGGACCTTGTCCTGCGTGCGCGGCCAGGTCGAGTCGCTCACCTTTGTCTTCAGCGACGGCACCGTCCGCACGGTGCCGCAGCCGCAGAAGGTGATCAGCCGCAACCGCGCCAGCACCCAGACCTCGGACACCGAAAAGATCCGCGGCGGCCTCGGCTACATCTCCGACCCTTACGGCATTCCCTGCATCGCCGGCGAGCGTCGCTCCAACGCCCAGCAGTACCTCGGCAGCCAGAGCCTGATCACCGCTGCCGGCGCTGGATTTGCAGCAGCGCTGGGCAGCGAACAGACCAACACCTCCTTCATCAACTCGGCCAGCGGCAGCTTGGGGCTGAGTCAGAACAGTGGCAACAGCGCACTGAACTCGGTCATCAGCGGTGGCATCGGCGACATTCGTGACTGGGTCAACAAGCTCTACGGCGAAGCGTTTGCCGCCATCTACGTCCCGCCGGGTGCCAAGGTGGCCTTGCACCTGGATCACGAAATCAGCATCGATTACGAACCCAAAGGCCGGAGAGTGAATCATGAAAGCCCACCCGTTTCGGTACTGGACCTGGATTAG
- the nhaA gene encoding Na+/H+ antiporter NhaA, translated as MPQKELPRAQELAERAFANFERFLHIEAVSGIVLLVAALAALVWANSPAAESYEHLWHTPLTLGIGSVIYAKSLHFWINDGLMTIFFLVVGMEIRREIHEGALASLRQAALPMAAAIGGVAVPALIYLGFGHAPQEQQGWAVPTATDIAFAVGVLALLGKSIPSNVRVFLLALAIIDDIIAVLIIALFYSGGLDYSGFAVAAVGLLLVMGLQKIGVGSAWAYILPGAITWLGMLMTGAHPTLAGVVLGLMTPVTAMPMRERPLDAVSRFTSELLGNAKAPEKDASDLMDPLKRLRSAQRELVPPVVRIQGLLHPWVAFGIMPLFALANAGVSLSGADLSAETSRWVMMAVAAALIAGKPLGIVSVSWLMVRLGWCALPAEVNWRGIMLIGLLAGIGFTMSIFIANLAFVDPAALGAAKLGVLSASVIAAALGLTWGVIAMRNRSSTGEVRSTS; from the coding sequence ATGCCCCAGAAAGAATTACCTCGAGCCCAGGAATTGGCCGAACGGGCCTTTGCCAACTTTGAACGCTTTCTTCATATCGAAGCCGTCAGCGGCATTGTCCTTCTCGTGGCCGCACTCGCCGCGCTGGTCTGGGCGAATTCCCCGGCGGCGGAAAGTTATGAGCATCTTTGGCACACCCCGCTGACACTCGGCATCGGTTCGGTGATCTACGCCAAATCCCTGCATTTCTGGATCAACGATGGCTTGATGACCATCTTCTTCCTGGTCGTAGGCATGGAGATCCGTCGTGAGATTCATGAAGGCGCACTCGCCAGCCTGCGCCAAGCTGCTTTACCGATGGCGGCGGCAATCGGCGGTGTGGCCGTCCCTGCGCTCATTTACCTTGGTTTTGGCCATGCCCCCCAGGAACAACAAGGCTGGGCCGTGCCAACAGCCACCGACATCGCTTTTGCCGTGGGTGTACTGGCACTGCTGGGCAAATCGATTCCTTCCAATGTCCGCGTCTTCTTGCTCGCCCTGGCGATAATCGATGACATTATCGCAGTGCTGATCATCGCCCTATTCTACTCTGGCGGCCTCGATTACAGCGGCTTCGCGGTGGCTGCGGTTGGGCTGCTGCTGGTCATGGGATTGCAGAAAATCGGCGTGGGTAGTGCATGGGCCTACATCCTCCCGGGCGCCATTACCTGGCTGGGTATGCTGATGACCGGTGCTCACCCGACGCTTGCCGGTGTTGTGCTAGGTCTGATGACTCCAGTAACGGCGATGCCCATGCGCGAGCGTCCGCTGGATGCTGTCAGCCGTTTTACCAGCGAGCTGCTGGGCAATGCCAAGGCACCCGAGAAGGATGCCAGCGATCTGATGGACCCGTTGAAACGTCTGCGCTCAGCGCAACGCGAACTGGTACCTCCGGTAGTACGCATACAAGGCCTGCTGCACCCTTGGGTGGCATTTGGCATCATGCCGTTGTTCGCCTTGGCCAACGCTGGGGTGAGCCTGTCGGGCGCTGACCTTTCCGCCGAAACATCACGCTGGGTAATGATGGCAGTGGCCGCCGCCCTGATCGCAGGCAAACCGTTGGGAATCGTCAGCGTCAGCTGGTTGATGGTCCGATTGGGCTGGTGTGCACTCCCGGCCGAAGTCAACTGGCGGGGCATCATGTTGATCGGTCTTTTGGCAGGCATAGGCTTTACCATGTCGATCTTCATTGCCAACCTTGCATTCGTCGATCCTGCAGCGCTCGGCGCCGCCAAATTGGGGGTGCTGTCCGCTTCTGTCATCGCCGCAGCGCTGGGTTTGACGTGGGGTGTAATCGCCATGCGCAACCGTTCTTCAACTGGCGAGGTCCGGTCGACGTCATAA
- a CDS encoding PFL_4703 family integrating conjugative element protein, producing MSRFRNKVDAQQAHILSLRLAVAVLALLCTGLWYGWQSAPSELTIHVPPDLRSGSTRKWWDVPPENIYAFALYIFGQLNRWPTDGEVDYHRAIFALQPYLTPACKTFFDGDFEYRKAAGELRGRVRGVYEVLGRGYSDDPDLRVKQLDKHSWLVKLDLNADEYYAAEPVKRVVVRYPLRVVRFDVDPEHNKWGLALDCYEGTPQKLTLPGGA from the coding sequence ATGAGCCGCTTCCGCAACAAGGTGGATGCGCAGCAGGCGCACATTCTCAGCCTGCGCCTGGCCGTGGCCGTGCTGGCGCTGCTGTGCACCGGACTCTGGTATGGCTGGCAGTCCGCACCATCCGAACTGACCATTCACGTACCACCGGACTTGCGCTCCGGCAGCACGCGCAAATGGTGGGATGTGCCGCCGGAAAACATCTACGCCTTTGCCCTGTACATCTTCGGCCAGCTTAACCGTTGGCCCACCGACGGCGAGGTCGACTACCACCGCGCGATCTTCGCCCTGCAGCCCTACCTGACACCCGCTTGCAAGACGTTTTTCGATGGCGACTTCGAGTACCGCAAGGCAGCCGGCGAACTACGTGGCCGCGTGCGCGGCGTGTACGAGGTGCTGGGTCGTGGCTACAGCGATGACCCCGACCTGCGGGTAAAGCAGCTGGATAAGCACAGCTGGCTGGTCAAGCTCGACCTCAATGCCGACGAGTACTACGCCGCCGAACCGGTGAAGCGCGTCGTCGTGCGCTATCCGCTACGCGTAGTGCGCTTCGACGTCGACCCCGAGCACAACAAATGGGGCCTGGCCCTGGACTGCTACGAAGGCACACCGCAGAAGCTGACGCTGCCTGGAGGTGCATGA
- a CDS encoding TIGR03749 family integrating conjugative element protein — MMRFLILMLVSVAGWCSAAAAVEVKYWDRLPLAVPLTVGQERILMLDEDVRVGLPSAITSKLRVQSVGGTVYLRASEALPPTRLQLQSVKSGDIILIDIEALEGNESLEAVKIVAQTQAPDEETAKDAAPAATPVPVVLTRYAAQNLYAPLRTVAPLPGVRRVPLDESSGFSTLLPTEHVSIKGLAAWRLGDYWVTAVKIVNRGSAKVKLDPRHLQATLYAATFQHEYLGHAGTPEDTTVAYLVTRGGDLRHALLLPPPAPEAADHES; from the coding sequence ATGATGCGTTTCTTGATCTTGATGCTGGTGTCGGTGGCCGGGTGGTGTTCAGCCGCAGCCGCCGTCGAGGTCAAATACTGGGACCGCCTGCCGCTGGCCGTGCCGCTGACGGTGGGTCAGGAACGTATCCTGATGCTGGATGAGGATGTTCGCGTCGGGCTACCCAGCGCGATCACCAGCAAGCTGCGTGTGCAGTCAGTCGGCGGCACGGTGTACCTGCGTGCGTCGGAAGCCCTCCCTCCTACCCGCCTCCAATTGCAGTCGGTGAAGTCGGGGGACATCATCCTGATCGACATCGAAGCGCTCGAAGGTAATGAGTCGCTGGAGGCGGTCAAGATCGTTGCCCAGACTCAGGCCCCGGACGAGGAAACCGCGAAGGATGCAGCCCCCGCAGCGACGCCGGTACCGGTGGTGCTGACTCGCTACGCGGCGCAGAACCTCTATGCGCCGCTGCGCACCGTGGCGCCCTTGCCCGGTGTGCGTCGAGTCCCGCTGGACGAGTCCTCAGGGTTCAGCACACTGCTGCCGACCGAGCACGTATCCATAAAGGGGCTCGCCGCCTGGCGGCTGGGCGACTATTGGGTGACGGCGGTGAAGATCGTCAACCGTGGGTCGGCCAAGGTCAAGCTGGACCCGCGGCACCTGCAGGCCACGCTGTATGCCGCCACCTTCCAGCACGAATACCTGGGGCACGCTGGCACACCTGAAGACACCACCGTGGCGTACCTCGTCACCCGCGGCGGCGACCTGAGGCACGCGCTGTTGTTGCCACCGCCAGCGCCGGAGGCTGCCGATCATGAAAGCTAA
- a CDS encoding chloride channel protein, giving the protein MADLKTATPSSSTSYWREWRQRLAFWIGALLVGLTALAFAWLADAAFASFRCLLEWAPWSPLLITPFGFALLAWLTQRWFENAKGSGIPQVIAALEMPSRRLRARLLSLPVAAARMSLTLGALLVGGSVGREGPTVHIGAAVLYAFGRQLGLHGRRTIAGLILAGGAAGIAAAFNTPLAGVVFAIEELSRTFEQRFSGLVLTAVLIGGVVTLGLMGHYAYFGEIGGRMPTGWGWSVVPACAALGGLLGGFYAKLVLPTDHGILGRVCGLRSRYPVRFAALCGFTLAILGLVSGNHVFGTGYEETRALLGAQPVTDPSFLLWKFLANVVSYLSGIPGGLFSPSLSIGAAFAPLLSLIPDVDPQACALLGMGAYLAGVTRSPLTASVIVLELTHSPDLAIPMLATTLMATAISGWISPVSLYHALARQIIDKLHASGRESNDGTVTQIQLNEKP; this is encoded by the coding sequence ATGGCCGATTTGAAAACCGCCACCCCTTCTTCCAGCACTTCATACTGGCGAGAATGGCGACAACGCCTGGCATTCTGGATCGGCGCACTTCTGGTCGGGCTGACGGCGTTGGCATTCGCGTGGCTGGCCGACGCCGCGTTCGCGTCGTTCAGGTGCTTGCTTGAATGGGCGCCTTGGTCCCCGTTGCTGATCACGCCCTTCGGTTTCGCGCTGCTGGCGTGGCTGACACAGCGCTGGTTTGAAAATGCCAAAGGCAGCGGCATTCCCCAAGTCATCGCCGCCCTTGAAATGCCCTCCCGCCGTTTACGAGCCAGATTGCTTTCACTGCCAGTCGCCGCTGCACGCATGAGCCTGACCCTCGGTGCACTCCTAGTTGGGGGCTCGGTAGGACGGGAAGGCCCAACCGTTCATATCGGGGCCGCCGTTTTGTATGCCTTCGGCCGCCAGCTGGGCCTACATGGGCGACGCACGATCGCTGGACTGATCCTCGCCGGCGGCGCCGCAGGCATTGCCGCAGCCTTCAACACGCCATTGGCCGGGGTGGTCTTTGCCATTGAGGAATTGAGCCGCACGTTTGAGCAACGTTTCAGCGGACTGGTGCTAACGGCAGTGCTGATTGGCGGCGTCGTGACACTGGGCCTGATGGGACACTACGCCTACTTTGGCGAAATCGGTGGACGGATGCCAACTGGATGGGGTTGGAGCGTGGTCCCTGCATGCGCAGCACTGGGCGGGTTGCTGGGAGGTTTTTACGCGAAGCTGGTGCTGCCCACCGATCACGGCATCCTCGGCCGTGTCTGCGGGCTGCGCAGTCGATATCCAGTCCGTTTCGCGGCCCTCTGCGGCTTTACTCTAGCAATACTGGGGTTGGTTTCCGGCAATCACGTGTTCGGTACCGGATATGAAGAAACGCGCGCCCTGCTTGGGGCACAACCCGTCACCGATCCAAGTTTTTTGCTGTGGAAATTTCTGGCCAACGTCGTGTCCTACCTCTCCGGTATTCCTGGCGGGCTGTTTTCACCTTCGCTGAGCATAGGCGCGGCGTTCGCGCCACTGCTGTCGTTGATACCCGATGTTGACCCGCAAGCATGTGCATTGCTGGGTATGGGGGCCTATCTGGCCGGCGTGACACGCTCACCGCTCACTGCCTCCGTCATAGTCCTCGAACTGACCCACAGCCCCGACCTTGCCATACCCATGCTCGCGACCACACTGATGGCTACCGCCATCTCGGGCTGGATTTCACCTGTCTCGCTCTACCATGCACTCGCGCGACAAATTATCGACAAACTGCACGCGTCCGGACGAGAATCGAACGACGGCACCGTTACGCAAATTCAGCTTAACGAAAAACCGTGA
- a CDS encoding TIGR03750 family conjugal transfer protein — translation MSDVPATLPDGTLTFLPERLNRDPAVLRGLTNDEMWVALIVGAVLGLILGAPLAVATASIATLPTCMFLCMALVLLGGGKLLRRAKRARPETWLYRRLQWQLAVHWGISSHYLILHSGPWTVRRTRRPARPTP, via the coding sequence ATGTCCGACGTCCCTGCCACTCTCCCAGACGGCACGCTGACCTTCCTGCCGGAACGCCTCAACCGCGACCCAGCCGTCCTGCGCGGCCTCACCAACGACGAGATGTGGGTCGCGCTGATCGTCGGTGCCGTACTAGGCCTGATTCTCGGCGCACCGCTGGCGGTGGCCACCGCCTCCATCGCCACCCTCCCCACCTGCATGTTCCTGTGCATGGCGCTGGTGCTGCTCGGTGGCGGCAAGTTGCTGCGCCGGGCCAAGCGTGCTCGTCCAGAAACTTGGCTGTACCGACGCCTGCAGTGGCAGCTGGCTGTGCACTGGGGCATCAGCAGTCACTACCTGATCCTACACTCCGGCCCGTGGACGGTCCGCCGTACGCGCCGACCTGCGAGGCCCACCCCATGA
- a CDS encoding DUF1850 domain-containing protein, whose amino-acid sequence MNGLCLGLAGVVWASLPIEHFTLAWQHSIEKIRWEEDYQVGASGLVLMEARVRGSGAGMEIPDDATLRDGTWHYHRQLPPLNPLHAGRTPEAGDYELCFQGHCQPLANWLGPPSRDVAAVDFWPCRLSMPANERSALP is encoded by the coding sequence ATGAATGGTCTCTGCCTTGGGCTCGCCGGCGTGGTTTGGGCCAGCCTGCCCATTGAGCACTTCACCCTGGCTTGGCAGCACAGCATCGAGAAAATCCGCTGGGAAGAGGATTACCAGGTCGGCGCCAGCGGGCTGGTACTCATGGAGGCCCGCGTACGCGGCAGCGGCGCTGGCATGGAAATACCCGATGACGCCACGTTGCGAGATGGCACATGGCACTACCACCGCCAACTGCCGCCTCTGAACCCCTTGCATGCCGGGCGCACACCCGAAGCCGGAGACTATGAGCTGTGCTTTCAGGGCCATTGCCAGCCACTTGCAAACTGGCTAGGTCCACCTTCCAGGGACGTTGCCGCCGTTGACTTCTGGCCCTGCCGGCTTTCAATGCCCGCTAACGAGCGCTCTGCACTGCCCTGA
- a CDS encoding BCCT family transporter produces MTAAPKPRSTLNPPVFYTSAVLIFLLVLYATAFQAHAQALFEHVQTWIITNASWFYILTVALVLISVVFLAVSRYGDIKLGPDHSEPDYRKSSWFAMLFSAGMGIGLMFFGVAEPVMHFTTPPVGDPGTVAAAREAMKITFFHWGLHAWAIYAIVALILAYFSFRNGLPLTLRSALYPLIGERIYGPIGHAVDIFAILGTVFGVATSLGYGVLQINSGFHHVFGLPVSPTVQVILIAATCGLATLSVASGLDKGIRILSELNLSLAVILMLFVLILGPTVFLLQAYVQNTGAYLSDIVNKTFNLYAYEPTDWIGGWTLLYWGWWLSWSPFVGLFIARISRGRTIREFVCGVLFVPAGFTLLWMTVFGDSAIHMILNDGVKDLATVVGQDSSLALFAFLEHFPFSTVISLIAVLMVVVFFVTSADSGALVVDMLASSGQGHSPLWQRIFWSLSIGAVAIALLLANGLKALQTATIASALPFAAILLIAIWGLFKALSLDATRRGLRNQALPGTRHTRQHQGGWQRRLRNIAMMPRRAHVTRFIAEVVKPACEEVALELRKQGYDVAVNERDDGRVTLELSHAGEGRFLYEVRPRAFNTPSFVMRDTEDGTDGRKYFRAEVHLREGGQDYDIMGWSRDDVIGDILDQYERHLHYLHVVS; encoded by the coding sequence ATGACTGCAGCCCCGAAACCCAGGAGCACCCTCAATCCCCCCGTTTTCTATACCAGCGCGGTTTTGATCTTTCTTCTCGTGCTGTACGCCACAGCATTCCAAGCGCATGCGCAGGCGCTGTTCGAACACGTCCAGACCTGGATCATTACCAATGCCAGTTGGTTTTACATCCTTACCGTGGCGCTGGTCTTGATCAGTGTGGTGTTCCTGGCCGTCAGTCGTTACGGTGATATTAAGTTAGGGCCCGATCACAGTGAGCCGGATTACCGGAAGAGCAGCTGGTTCGCCATGTTGTTTTCCGCCGGCATGGGCATCGGCTTGATGTTCTTCGGTGTGGCGGAGCCGGTGATGCATTTCACCACCCCTCCAGTGGGTGACCCTGGCACGGTCGCGGCGGCACGCGAAGCCATGAAGATCACGTTTTTCCACTGGGGGCTGCATGCTTGGGCGATCTACGCCATTGTTGCATTGATTCTGGCTTACTTCAGCTTCCGCAATGGGCTGCCGCTGACCCTGCGCTCGGCACTTTACCCATTGATCGGTGAACGCATCTACGGCCCGATTGGTCATGCGGTCGATATCTTCGCCATCCTCGGCACGGTGTTCGGCGTCGCGACCTCGCTGGGGTATGGGGTACTGCAGATCAACAGCGGCTTTCACCATGTGTTCGGTCTGCCGGTCAGCCCGACGGTTCAGGTCATTCTCATTGCAGCCACGTGTGGGTTGGCAACGCTTTCGGTGGCCAGTGGGCTGGATAAAGGCATTCGCATCCTGTCCGAGCTCAATTTGAGTCTGGCAGTGATATTGATGTTGTTCGTCCTGATCTTGGGGCCTACCGTGTTCCTGCTGCAGGCTTATGTACAGAATACCGGCGCTTACCTTTCGGACATCGTCAACAAGACCTTCAACCTCTACGCCTATGAACCGACTGACTGGATTGGTGGGTGGACGTTGCTGTATTGGGGCTGGTGGTTGTCTTGGTCGCCTTTTGTAGGGCTGTTCATCGCTCGCATTTCGCGTGGACGTACCATCCGTGAGTTCGTGTGTGGCGTGTTGTTCGTTCCGGCCGGTTTTACGTTGCTGTGGATGACGGTATTTGGTGATTCGGCTATCCACATGATCCTCAACGATGGGGTGAAGGACTTGGCCACTGTCGTTGGCCAAGACAGCTCATTGGCGTTATTCGCGTTCCTTGAACACTTCCCGTTTTCCACGGTGATCTCGCTGATCGCGGTACTGATGGTGGTGGTGTTCTTCGTAACCTCGGCAGACTCGGGGGCCTTGGTAGTCGATATGCTCGCGTCCTCCGGCCAAGGCCATTCCCCATTGTGGCAACGGATTTTCTGGTCGCTCAGCATCGGTGCTGTTGCCATTGCGTTGCTCTTGGCTAACGGCCTCAAAGCCTTGCAGACCGCCACCATCGCCAGCGCGTTGCCGTTCGCCGCCATTCTGTTGATTGCCATCTGGGGATTGTTCAAGGCCTTGAGCCTGGATGCTACCCGTCGCGGCTTGCGTAATCAGGCCCTTCCAGGTACTCGGCATACCCGGCAGCACCAAGGCGGCTGGCAGCGCCGGCTGCGCAATATTGCCATGATGCCGCGCCGCGCCCATGTCACGCGCTTTATTGCCGAGGTGGTCAAGCCGGCCTGTGAAGAGGTTGCACTTGAGTTGCGCAAGCAAGGCTACGACGTCGCGGTGAATGAGCGGGATGATGGCCGCGTCACCCTCGAGCTTTCACACGCTGGGGAAGGGCGCTTTCTCTACGAAGTCCGTCCGCGTGCTTTCAACACACCTAGCTTCGTCATGCGTGATACGGAAGACGGAACCGATGGTCGCAAGTATTTCCGGGCTGAGGTGCATTTGCGTGAAGGAGGCCAGGACTATGACATCATGGGTTGGAGTCGTGACGATGTGATCGGCGATATCCTCGATCAATACGAGCGTCACCTGCATTACCTTCATGTGGTGAGTTGA
- a CDS encoding TIGR03758 family integrating conjugative element protein: protein MSMTDAQLSAFSAVAGFAPQLSSVLWRSSVLVLALLWCTWALWTGYRGWAAGNLNFGALGGSTLRLALALIVLMFFMLS, encoded by the coding sequence ATGAGCATGACTGACGCTCAACTCAGCGCGTTCTCGGCCGTGGCCGGCTTTGCCCCGCAACTCAGTTCGGTGCTGTGGCGCTCCTCGGTGCTGGTGTTGGCGTTGCTCTGGTGCACCTGGGCACTGTGGACCGGCTACCGCGGTTGGGCGGCCGGCAATCTCAATTTCGGTGCGCTCGGCGGCAGCACGCTGCGTCTGGCCCTAGCCCTGATCGTGCTGATGTTTTTCATGCTGTCGTAG
- a CDS encoding helix-turn-helix domain-containing protein: MTLKSSFANVLRVLRSHRNITQRGFADTTSRTYLSKLESGRSSLTLDKLEKLSERLEVSPLTLVALTLSEDTGQTANELIVRTRSEIRALESEGRIPGLQATLGDDLAETALPANSRNPRTKMPSRAPCALQAELSFSE, encoded by the coding sequence ATGACACTAAAGTCATCGTTCGCTAACGTGCTTCGAGTACTACGCAGTCACCGCAACATCACCCAACGCGGATTTGCCGACACGACCAGCCGCACCTACTTGTCCAAGCTCGAATCCGGTAGATCGAGCCTCACGCTGGACAAACTTGAGAAGCTTAGCGAGCGATTGGAAGTGAGTCCCTTGACGCTGGTGGCTTTGACGCTGAGCGAGGATACAGGGCAGACGGCAAATGAGCTGATCGTCAGGACTAGGAGCGAGATTCGAGCACTTGAGTCAGAGGGTCGAATTCCTGGACTACAGGCCACACTGGGGGATGATCTAGCTGAGACTGCTTTGCCGGCCAACTCACGCAATCCCCGAACGAAAATGCCTTCGCGCGCACCGTGCGCACTTCAGGCGGAGCTGTCATTCTCCGAGTAA
- a CDS encoding integrative conjugative element protein, RAQPRD family produces the protein MRTYAFPSLLICLAALPAVAQESRERSDLGLVQRQFTAIEQLADRAESGSDDAAGTRYRFDYPRFTADLERIREGIHKYLSPSRAQPADQVEMTGQYRVDAPHSSPSDEHD, from the coding sequence ATGAGGACATATGCCTTCCCGTCGCTTTTGATTTGTCTGGCAGCACTTCCGGCTGTCGCACAGGAAAGTCGCGAGCGCTCAGATCTGGGACTCGTGCAACGACAGTTCACTGCCATCGAACAGTTGGCCGATCGTGCCGAAAGCGGCTCAGACGACGCCGCAGGAACGCGCTATCGCTTCGACTATCCGAGGTTTACGGCGGACCTCGAACGAATACGTGAAGGCATCCATAAATACTTGTCGCCCTCCCGCGCTCAGCCAGCTGACCAGGTCGAAATGACCGGTCAGTATCGAGTTGATGCGCCTCACTCGAGCCCCTCCGATGAGCATGACTGA